The following coding sequences lie in one Arachis hypogaea cultivar Tifrunner chromosome 9, arahy.Tifrunner.gnm2.J5K5, whole genome shotgun sequence genomic window:
- the LOC112710810 gene encoding formin-like protein 11, translating into MGGSEALSMLFFIITTFLMMILLSSLQQSTHIIFTVDSLWNSYDVHDMYFIDESSIQQGNNINDGNSNKKNVEKISGLDENEEKQAMFVETFRTLLGLKSFHEKVPSSSSSSELLFSFSFSPSPSPSPTSIEPEAVAPFSPAPSPVVHNHHHHHRHHHYYHSHWNLKKEAHHHHEEDRGRAKKILVAILVSVGIATLICGCALIFFCRKFRNQRKKPKRTMPLCSSKKKNKNKVSLNSRLDLFYLDSLGEDLEQQQPQEEAEACTLKEISYQNNATEDCDNVSSSSTKEILPVHEEEEDIESESESGGREIGISADPEEEEEEENHSSENESFHSIINSQTNSRLSNASSSSLVSETLMSPKDSSPLPNQFLSSPNNSISNPKPQPLTPKHENQETDETINQFVKPSTSPPPPPPPPPPPTPPLQMPLFRLHSLTSSSRASSPSPLSLKSHNFSSPSPRNSDSNQSPQTELPSPPPQPAKSPRNNNIPPPPCPPPPFPKSNVKTPPPPPSQLPQFTALGKDGAPLPKLKPLHWDKVRAAPNRTMVWDKLRSSSFELDEEMIESLFGYNLQSSIKNEETKSKSPSPSKHVLEPKRLQNITILSKAINATAENVCEALIQGKGLSLQQLEALVKMVPTKEEEAKLANYKGDINELGSAERFVRTMLQVPFAFQRVEGMLYKETFEDEVVHLRNSFSMLEEACKELRSSRLFSKLLETVLKTGNRMNVGTIRGGARAFKLDALLKLADVKGIDGKTTLLHFVVQEIIRSEGIRVSDSIMGKISQKNNKNRTEEQKEEDYRRMGLELVSGLSTELYNVKKTATIDLDVLASSVSNLSEEMAKLKQLVGKDLHNDGESSEGFVNTMKCFLSYAEKKLKELEGDENRVLSRVKEITEYFHGDVSNKEDQNPLRIFVIVRDFLGMLDSVCKELRRNKSTRSPNPLAPFR; encoded by the exons atgGGGGGCTCTGAGGCTCTTAGCATGTTGTTCTTCATCATCACCACCTTCTTGATGATGATTCTGCTATCATCATTGCAGCAAAGTACCCACATTATTTTTACTGTGGATTCTTTGTGGAATAGTTATGATGTTCATGACATGTATTTCATTGATGAGAGCAGCATTCAACAAGGGAACAACATCAATGATGGAAACAGCAACAAGAAGAATGTTGAGAAAATCTCAGGTTTGGATGAGAATGAAGAGAAGCAAGCCATGTTTGTTGAAACATTCAGAACATTGCTTGGACTCAAAAGCTTCCACGAAAAAgtaccttcttcatcttcttcttctgagTTATTATTCTCATTCTCATTCTCTCCTTCACCTTCTCCATCACCAACAAGCATTGAACCTGAGGCTGTAGCTCCATTTTCTCCAGCACCTTCTCCTGTGGTTCACaaccatcatcaccatcatcgtcatcatcattattatcattctCATTGGAATCTGAAGAAAGAagctcatcatcatcatgaagaagatagAGGCAGAGCTAAGAAAATACTAGTAGCAATTCTTGTTTCTGTGGGAATTGCTACATTAATCTGTGGTTGTGCCTTAATCTTCTTCTGCAGGAAATTCAGGAACCAAAGGAAGAAACCAAAAAGGACCATGCCACTCTGTAGCagcaagaaaaagaacaaaaacaaggTGAGTTTAAACTCAAGGCTAGATCTGTTTTATCTTGATTCCTTAGGTGAAGATTTagaacaacaacaaccacaagaAGAAGCAGAAGCTTGCACCTTGAAAGAAATTAGTTATCAGAATAATGCTACTGAAGACTGTGACAATGTTAGTAGTTCTTCCACAAAGGAGATTCTACCTGTTCacgaagaggaagaagatattgaatctgaatctgaatctgGTGGAAGAGAAATTGGAATCTCTGCTGaccctgaagaagaagaagaagaagagaatcatTCGTCAGAGAATGAAAGTTTTCATTCCATTATTAATTCACAAACAAATTCAAGACTCTCTAATGCTTCATCTTCTAGCCTTGTTAGTGAAACATTAATGTCACCAAAGGATTCATCACCATTACCAAACCAATTTCTTAGTTCACcaaataactcaatttcaaaccctaaaccacaaccaCTTACTCCAAAACATGAAAATCAAGAAACTGATGAGACTATTAACCAATTTGTCAAACCCTCCACATCTCCACCGCCTCCTCCGCCACCGCCGCCGCCACCAACTCCGCCTCTTCAAATGCCACTCTTCAGATTACATTCTCTCACTTCTTCATCCAGAGCTTCCTCTCCCTCTCCGCTTTCTTTAAAATCTCATAACTTCTCATCACCATCTCCAAGAAACTCAGACTCAAATCAAAGTCCTCAAACAGAGTTGCCTTCTCCGCCGCCGCAACCGGCGAAATCTCCACGCAACAACAACATTCCACCACCGCCATGTCCACCACCGCCATTTCCAAAGAGCAATGTCAAAACACCTCCTCCTCCACCATCTCAACTACCTCAATTCACGGCACTAGGCAAAGATGGAGCACCGCTTCCAAAACTGAAACCGCTTCACTGGGACAAAGTAAGAGCCGCACCAAATCGCACTATGGTTTGGGATAAACTAAGATCAAGCTCCTTTGA GTTGGATGAGGAAATGATTGAGTCACTTTTTGGATACAATTTACAGAGTTCTATCAAGAATGAGGAAACAAAGAGCAAAAGCCCTTCTCCAAGCAAGCATGTTCTTGAGCCTAAACGGCTTCAGAACATTACGATACTATCAAAAGCTATAAATGCAACAGCTGAGAATGTATGTGAAGCCTTAATACAAG GTAAGGGCCTTTCTTTGCAACAACTAGAGGCATTGGTGAAAATGGTGCCCACAAAGGAAGAGGAGGCCAAGCTTGCCAACTATAAAGGCGACATCAATGAATTGGGGTCCGCAGAGAGGTTTGTGAGGACAATGCTTCAAGTCCCATTTGCCTTTCAAAGGGTAGAAGGCATGCTTTACAAAGAGACTTTTGAAGACGAAGTTGTTCACCTAAGGAACTCTTTTTCAATGCTAGAG GAAGCATGCAAGGAACTAAGATCAAGCAGGCTGTTCTCGAAGTTACTAGAAACCGTGCTGAAGACAGGGAACCGCATGAACGTGGGGACGATCCGCGGCGGGGCAAGAGCATTCAAGCTCGACGCCCTTCTCAAGCTAGCAGACGTCAAAGGCATTGATGGCAAAACCACGCTGCTCCACTTTGTGGTTCAAGAAATCATCCGATCCGAAGGGATTCGAGTTTCAGACAGCATCATGGGAAAAATAAgtcaaaagaacaacaaaaacAGGACCGAAGAACAAAAGGAAGAGGACTACCGAAGAATGGGACTTGAATTAGTCTCTGGCCTAAGCACGGAGCTCTACAATGTGAAGAAAACCGCCACCATCGACTTAGATGTTCTTGCAAGCTCTGTGTCAAATCTATCTGAAGAAATGGCAAAGCTAAAACAACTCGTGGGGAAGGATTTGCATAATGATGGAGAGAGCAGTGAGGGGTTTGTTAACACTATGAAGTGCTTCTTGAGTTATGCTGAGAAGAAGCTGAAGGAGTTGGAAGGAGATGAGAACAGAGTGTTGTCACGTGTGAAGGAGATAACTGAGTATTTTCATGGTGATGTCAGCAATAAAGAAGATCAAAACCCACTTAGGATCTTTGTTATAGTGAGGGATTTCTTGGGGATGTTGGATAGCGTGTGTAAAGAGCTTAGAAGGAATAAATCTACTCGTAGCCCAAACCCTCTTGCACCATTTAGATAG